The stretch of DNA GGTCACCTTGGCTTTCAGTAGAGTGCAGAAACGTGTATGAATACACCTTTATTATAACATTATTTATTATGTTTTGTAAATATAAAATAAATCAATTCATCCCACCACCTATAGAGGTAGGGGACTTCTTGATTGGGGTGTTAAAAGTGTCACATTTGATAGTGTGATATTCGAGCAAATTGTCTTTTATGGTATTGTATTTGTGGATTGTACATTTCTAGATGTGGTATTTGAAAATTGCGATTTATCAAACTTAGACTTAAATAAAATGGGGTTCACTCGAGTTATATTTAGAGACTCTAAGCTTTTGGGTACTTCTTTTACTGAATCCAGTTTTAAGGACGTGCTGTTTATTGGGGTAAAAACCATCTATCTAAATTTTTCGAAAGCCACATTCAATCAAGTTTTGTTTAAATCCTCTATTTTAGAAGAGACCTATTTTAGTGAACCCATCATCAAGGCCGTTTCATTTAGTGCTTGTGACTTAACAAGTTCTAACTTCAGTAAGGCAAACTTGCGTGGGGTTGACTTGAGTGATTCAATCATTGATCTAGTATCGTTTGATTATGAAAGCTTAAGAGGCCTAACGATAGATTCATTTCAAGCACCAATGTTAGTCAAACTACTTGGGGTAAAGGTAAAAGAATAGATAAAAGGCATGCGTTATGAGTCTTAACAGTCTCATATCCGCATGCCTTTGTTATTTTATTCAAATTGTGCTTGATACAGTTGATAGTAGAATCCTTTTGAATCGATTAAGGATTGGTGTTTACCTTGTTCGATGATGTTTCCATCTTTCATAACAAGAATCCAATCTGCATTTTGAATGGTAGATAATCTATGTGCAATCACAAAGCTGGTCTTATTCTCCATCAGTTGAAGCATTGCATGTTGGATATCTATTTCT from Paracholeplasma morum encodes:
- a CDS encoding pentapeptide repeat-containing protein is translated as MDCTFLDVVFENCDLSNLDLNKMGFTRVIFRDSKLLGTSFTESSFKDVLFIGVKTIYLNFSKATFNQVLFKSSILEETYFSEPIIKAVSFSACDLTSSNFSKANLRGVDLSDSIIDLVSFDYESLRGLTIDSFQAPMLVKLLGVKVKE